One Cellulomonas sp. NS3 genomic region harbors:
- a CDS encoding FtsX-like permease family protein yields the protein MRAPRVLPLVAGSPLLAWRRAVADRGLVAVCLALVAVTAFLALAGPRYLVESADRGVRQAVTEAGSRSDVLAELPPAMGTVRDTVRDPRLADKLESAANDLRAVLPDELRATVLEPELSFHSTDLSLATPPETGLWALRLRWVWSERSAGVRWVEGAEPGASPDVRAEHAAEREAAGYDVPVELRPQRVEVGVTRATADALGVTVGSEIGLAGALRGEAVAVVTGVYEPVDPADETWADAPELVEPVVREAKRGNHTTTGLFLSRESVPDARAALQASGHRTVVRLAVDVPALTAARAGAVADDVASITANPDQLTLSGGRTLAVSTELDEVLGEFATRLRGVTAQASLLLVGIVTVAGLALVLAARLLVTRRRTLLEAERARGASVASVALRLLLESVPVTLVGLVLGLVAALLATPGPTAVVWAPAIAVAVVAVLATPVLGAALVARAWTGRQLPANRQDRERVLGRRRAQRRTAEVTVVVLAAGAASAVRGRGLLQTQTSGVDLLLAATPALLAAGATILVLRAFPVVLGAVGRLAARRRGLVGVVAAARAAQAAGLGVPLLSLTVALALVVFAGLTAATVGVGQERASIEQVGADVLVEGGVTRELADEVLRQDGVDSAALGTAIGTRRLNGDGGEVVTLVLLEAAAYERVRAAVDPRYGGELAGLDGTGPDGPRALVSPSLRVETDVAGARVYDGEQRVVLEVVGDTTMTFGPEPVVVADLATYTAATEVPLEQDTLWVSGPGAPAAVERAIAEVEAVDLDVTVRADRLAAERSSALVRALQQLLLLTSLVLALFAAVTLVLTVVATAPERGRTLSALRTLGLDPRGARLVTLGELSPLVVAAVLAGALIGVAVPVVLTSALGLRRVTGELGTTELVVTPLPFALAVGVAVLALVVSVVAEAAVRRRDRLGDVLRVGDR from the coding sequence ATGAGGGCGCCCCGCGTGCTGCCCCTCGTCGCCGGCTCGCCGCTCCTCGCGTGGCGTCGCGCGGTCGCCGACCGCGGCCTCGTCGCGGTGTGCCTCGCGCTCGTCGCGGTGACCGCGTTCCTCGCGCTCGCCGGCCCGCGCTACCTCGTGGAGTCCGCCGACCGGGGCGTGCGCCAGGCCGTGACCGAGGCGGGCAGCCGCAGCGACGTGCTCGCCGAGCTGCCGCCCGCGATGGGCACGGTGCGGGACACCGTGCGCGACCCGCGGCTGGCCGACAAGCTCGAGTCCGCCGCGAACGACCTGCGTGCGGTGCTGCCCGACGAGCTGCGCGCCACGGTGCTGGAGCCCGAGCTGTCGTTCCACAGCACGGACCTGAGCCTCGCCACCCCGCCCGAGACCGGCCTGTGGGCGCTGCGCCTGAGGTGGGTGTGGAGCGAGCGCTCCGCCGGGGTCCGCTGGGTCGAGGGCGCCGAGCCCGGCGCCTCGCCGGACGTGCGCGCCGAGCACGCGGCCGAGCGCGAGGCTGCGGGCTACGACGTGCCCGTGGAGCTCCGCCCGCAGCGCGTCGAGGTCGGCGTCACGCGCGCCACGGCCGACGCGCTCGGCGTGACCGTCGGGTCGGAGATCGGCCTGGCGGGCGCGCTGCGCGGCGAGGCCGTCGCCGTCGTGACGGGCGTCTACGAGCCGGTCGACCCGGCGGACGAGACCTGGGCCGACGCCCCGGAGCTCGTCGAACCCGTCGTCCGGGAGGCCAAGCGGGGCAATCACACGACCACGGGCCTCTTCCTCTCCCGCGAGTCGGTCCCGGACGCCCGCGCGGCGCTACAGGCCTCGGGCCACCGCACGGTCGTCCGGCTCGCCGTCGACGTCCCGGCGCTCACCGCGGCCCGCGCAGGCGCGGTCGCGGACGACGTCGCGTCGATCACGGCGAACCCGGACCAGCTGACCCTCTCGGGCGGGCGCACCCTGGCCGTGTCGACCGAGCTCGACGAGGTGCTCGGCGAGTTCGCGACGCGGTTGCGCGGCGTCACCGCCCAGGCGTCGCTGCTCCTCGTCGGCATCGTCACCGTCGCCGGCCTCGCCCTCGTGCTCGCGGCGCGCCTGCTCGTGACCCGGCGCCGCACGCTGCTCGAGGCCGAGCGGGCCCGCGGCGCGTCGGTCGCGTCGGTGGCGCTGCGCCTCCTGCTCGAGTCGGTGCCGGTCACGCTCGTCGGCCTGGTCCTCGGCCTGGTCGCCGCGCTGCTCGCGACGCCGGGCCCGACAGCCGTCGTGTGGGCCCCGGCGATCGCCGTCGCGGTCGTGGCCGTCCTCGCGACGCCCGTCCTGGGGGCCGCGCTCGTGGCCCGCGCCTGGACCGGGCGCCAGCTGCCCGCGAACCGCCAGGACCGCGAGCGCGTCCTCGGCCGGCGGCGCGCGCAGCGCAGGACGGCCGAGGTCACGGTCGTGGTCCTCGCGGCCGGGGCGGCGTCGGCGGTGCGCGGACGCGGGCTCCTGCAGACGCAGACGTCCGGCGTGGACCTGCTGCTCGCCGCGACGCCGGCGCTCCTCGCGGCGGGCGCGACGATCCTCGTGCTGCGGGCGTTCCCGGTCGTGCTCGGCGCCGTCGGTCGGCTCGCGGCACGGCGTCGCGGGCTCGTGGGCGTCGTGGCGGCGGCCCGTGCGGCGCAGGCTGCCGGGCTCGGCGTCCCGCTGCTCTCGCTCACCGTCGCGCTCGCGCTCGTCGTGTTCGCGGGCCTCACGGCGGCGACCGTCGGCGTCGGTCAGGAGCGGGCGTCGATCGAGCAGGTCGGGGCGGACGTCCTCGTCGAGGGCGGGGTGACCCGCGAGCTCGCCGACGAGGTGCTGCGGCAGGACGGCGTCGACTCCGCCGCGCTCGGCACGGCGATCGGCACGCGCCGGCTCAACGGCGACGGCGGCGAGGTCGTGACGCTCGTCCTCCTCGAGGCCGCGGCGTACGAGCGTGTCCGCGCGGCCGTCGACCCGCGGTACGGCGGAGAGCTGGCCGGGCTCGACGGGACCGGACCCGACGGCCCACGTGCGCTCGTCAGCCCGTCGCTGCGCGTCGAGACCGACGTCGCCGGGGCCCGGGTCTACGACGGCGAGCAGCGCGTGGTGCTGGAGGTCGTGGGGGACACGACGATGACGTTCGGGCCGGAGCCGGTCGTCGTGGCGGACCTCGCCACCTACACCGCGGCGACCGAGGTCCCGCTCGAGCAGGACACGCTGTGGGTCTCCGGCCCGGGCGCTCCCGCCGCCGTCGAGCGCGCGATCGCCGAGGTCGAGGCCGTCGACCTCGACGTCACCGTGCGCGCCGACCGGCTCGCCGCGGAGCGGTCCTCCGCGCTCGTCCGCGCGCTGCAGCAGCTGCTGCTCCTGACGAGCCTCGTGCTCGCGCTGTTCGCGGCCGTGACGCTCGTCCTCACCGTCGTGGCGACCGCCCCGGAGCGCGGGCGCACGCTCTCGGCGCTGCGCACGCTCGGGCTCGACCCGCGCGGCGCACGGCTCGTCACGCTCGGCGAGCTCAGCCCGCTCGTCGTCGCGGCGGTGCTCGCCGGCGCGCTCATCGGGGTCGCGGTGCCCGTCGTGCTGACGAGCGCGCTCGGGCTGCGTCGGGTCACCGGCGAGCTCGGCACGACCGAGCTCGTGGTCACGCCGCTGCCCTTCGCCCTCGCGGTCGGCGTCGCGGTGCTCGCGCTCGTCGTCAGCGTCGTCGCCGAGGCCGCGGTGCGGCGGCGCGACCGGCTCGGCGACGTGCTCCGGGTCGGTGACCGGTGA
- a CDS encoding FtsX-like permease family protein, whose translation MGWTMRLLAHRALTQASLLVTVLAVAVLGSGLLGTFGLLLTESEARSLQTALSREPGTATDVDVELTPGAKAPLRSIEAAEGVLATVTEDVPTTYDRWLTSVPYRIPAGDVSPAPLAYVAAQPALEDRATLLEGRWPAAAADGDGRVEIAVPETAAEAFGWTAGSTFPLTSSSSRDVVDTVVVGVFERTGPLAPWGRDLLDGALVDRNFPVPGSFGFVKTTAYGPFVAMPEVLTDQVVETQSARVVAHPQLGEATPATLAEVPQRVEDARPALIAALSDVALGGYVVTELATTVDGARTQLAVTRVGLAVLGIMLAVLAVTVLLIAARLLAERRVAERTLLTSRGASARQLVRFAGLEALAIAALTAALAPFVARALYRAVVAQPVLAAAGLDRDPGLPRHLLVTCAAAAALFAAVLLAPLLRRPTSVVDDEQQLVRQEGRGSFARSGLDLALVALAGVAFWQLRVYRSPVVEGGGIDPVLVAGPALFLLAGGALTLRAAPLVARGVERLARRSRSLVLPLAAWEVSRRPARASGAVLLLTLAVAVSSFSQSFLATWRVSQADQAELRVGTDVRVDGLAGTPFDQSATIGALPGATEFSPVTSRSVKIGRPVTDSQLPSTNKSIDLLAVDTVGGSAVLRGRSAHPQGWPGEVERLAPEDAVRGPVLPGTPEQVDLTLAASVMPALPGTQVLVTVTVQDAHGARVSYELDPFPADGTPAQQTVTVAAAGARLATPLRVVSLVGQIYLPAEAVVAIGDALPVAPPNGSAPLVFWDLDVADLRARTGGTVSEPVAFVADEWSGRSLPNSWGVVTPVDLTVGDAGALSATGTLPLDDLIEGGRGFSVTAFEAPEHVPVIASDAMLDLLESEVGNEALLAFGAVTVPVRLVAAVPHLPGSPARPAALADHDTLWRALAGIGLTDPLIDEWWAAVPDDGLASTLADVRGRDDGTIESRVEVRDLLTDGPLRVGMQAALWIVTIAAVALAIAGFLMSATVSVRLRRLELARLQALGASRGGLVRAVLAEHGLLALLGSTGGLLLGLLLGHLVAPLLTVAADGRRPVPPVLVQWPWADEAVLLLSLLAAIAITVGVTTMTLLRRASAELLRLGDDR comes from the coding sequence GTGGGCTGGACGATGCGGCTGCTCGCGCACCGGGCGCTGACGCAGGCGTCGCTGCTGGTGACGGTGCTCGCCGTCGCCGTGCTGGGCTCCGGCCTGCTGGGGACGTTCGGGCTGCTGCTCACCGAGAGCGAGGCGCGGTCGCTGCAGACGGCGCTCAGCCGCGAGCCCGGGACGGCGACCGACGTCGACGTCGAGCTCACGCCCGGCGCCAAGGCGCCCCTGCGGTCGATCGAGGCCGCCGAGGGCGTGCTCGCGACCGTCACGGAGGACGTGCCGACCACGTACGACCGCTGGCTGACCTCGGTCCCGTACCGGATCCCCGCCGGGGACGTGTCCCCCGCGCCGCTCGCCTACGTCGCCGCGCAGCCCGCGCTGGAGGACCGCGCCACGCTCCTCGAGGGCCGGTGGCCCGCAGCGGCGGCCGACGGCGACGGGCGCGTCGAGATCGCGGTCCCCGAGACGGCCGCGGAGGCCTTCGGATGGACCGCCGGCAGCACCTTCCCGCTCACGAGCTCGTCGTCGCGCGACGTCGTCGACACCGTCGTCGTGGGCGTCTTCGAGCGGACAGGGCCGCTCGCGCCGTGGGGACGCGACCTGCTCGACGGCGCGCTCGTCGACCGGAACTTCCCCGTCCCGGGGTCCTTCGGCTTCGTGAAGACGACCGCCTACGGCCCGTTCGTCGCGATGCCCGAGGTCCTCACCGACCAGGTCGTCGAGACGCAGTCGGCCCGCGTGGTCGCCCACCCCCAGCTCGGGGAGGCGACCCCCGCGACGCTCGCCGAGGTTCCGCAGCGCGTCGAGGACGCACGCCCCGCCCTCATCGCCGCGCTCTCCGACGTCGCGCTCGGCGGGTACGTCGTGACCGAGCTCGCGACGACCGTCGACGGCGCGCGCACGCAGCTCGCGGTCACGCGGGTGGGTCTCGCGGTGCTCGGCATCATGCTCGCGGTGCTCGCCGTGACCGTGCTGCTCATCGCCGCCCGGCTGCTCGCGGAGCGGCGCGTCGCCGAGCGCACGCTCCTGACCTCCCGCGGCGCGTCGGCGAGGCAGCTCGTGCGCTTCGCCGGTCTCGAGGCGCTTGCCATCGCGGCGCTCACCGCCGCGCTCGCGCCGTTCGTCGCCCGGGCGCTGTACCGCGCGGTGGTCGCCCAGCCCGTGCTCGCGGCCGCCGGGCTGGACCGCGACCCCGGGCTGCCCCGGCACCTGCTCGTCACGTGCGCCGCCGCCGCCGCGCTCTTCGCCGCCGTGCTGCTCGCGCCGCTCCTGCGCCGGCCGACGAGCGTCGTCGACGACGAGCAGCAGCTCGTCCGTCAGGAGGGACGCGGTTCGTTCGCACGCTCGGGCCTCGACCTCGCGCTCGTCGCGCTCGCCGGCGTCGCGTTCTGGCAGCTGCGCGTCTACCGGTCGCCGGTCGTCGAGGGCGGCGGGATCGACCCCGTGCTCGTCGCCGGGCCGGCGCTGTTCCTGCTCGCCGGGGGTGCCCTGACGCTGCGCGCGGCACCGCTCGTGGCGCGCGGCGTCGAGCGGCTCGCGCGGCGCAGCCGCTCGCTCGTCCTCCCGCTCGCCGCGTGGGAGGTCTCCCGCCGCCCGGCACGTGCCTCGGGCGCGGTCCTGCTCCTCACGCTCGCGGTCGCCGTGAGCTCGTTCTCGCAGTCCTTCCTCGCGACGTGGCGGGTGTCGCAGGCCGACCAGGCCGAGCTGCGGGTCGGCACCGACGTGCGCGTCGACGGGCTCGCCGGGACGCCGTTCGACCAGTCTGCGACCATCGGCGCGCTGCCCGGCGCGACGGAGTTCAGCCCGGTGACGTCCCGGTCCGTGAAGATCGGGCGGCCCGTGACCGACAGCCAGCTCCCGTCGACCAACAAGAGCATCGACCTGCTCGCCGTCGACACCGTGGGCGGCTCCGCGGTGCTGCGCGGGCGGTCGGCGCACCCCCAGGGCTGGCCCGGCGAGGTCGAGCGGCTCGCACCCGAGGACGCGGTCCGGGGACCGGTGCTGCCCGGCACGCCCGAGCAGGTCGACCTCACGCTCGCCGCCTCCGTGATGCCTGCGCTCCCCGGCACCCAGGTGCTCGTCACGGTGACGGTGCAGGACGCGCACGGCGCGCGCGTGTCCTACGAGCTCGACCCGTTCCCGGCGGACGGCACCCCCGCGCAGCAGACCGTGACCGTCGCGGCGGCCGGCGCTCGCCTCGCGACCCCGCTGAGGGTCGTGTCCCTCGTCGGCCAGATCTACCTCCCCGCGGAGGCGGTCGTCGCGATCGGCGACGCCCTGCCCGTCGCCCCGCCCAACGGCTCCGCGCCGCTGGTCTTCTGGGACCTCGACGTCGCCGACCTGCGTGCGCGCACCGGTGGCACCGTCTCGGAGCCCGTCGCGTTCGTCGCCGACGAGTGGTCCGGACGGTCGCTGCCCAACTCCTGGGGCGTCGTGACACCGGTCGACCTCACGGTCGGGGACGCCGGTGCGCTGAGCGCGACAGGAACCCTCCCGCTCGACGACCTGATCGAGGGCGGCCGAGGCTTCTCCGTCACGGCGTTCGAGGCCCCGGAGCACGTCCCGGTGATCGCGTCCGACGCGATGCTCGACCTTCTCGAGTCCGAGGTCGGCAACGAGGCGCTGCTCGCGTTCGGGGCCGTCACCGTGCCGGTGCGCCTGGTCGCGGCGGTCCCCCACCTGCCCGGCAGCCCGGCGCGCCCGGCCGCTCTCGCGGACCACGACACCCTGTGGCGCGCGCTCGCCGGCATCGGCCTGACGGACCCGTTGATCGACGAGTGGTGGGCGGCGGTGCCCGACGACGGCCTCGCCTCGACCCTCGCGGACGTCCGCGGCCGCGACGACGGGACGATCGAGAGCCGCGTCGAGGTCCGCGACCTGCTCACCGACGGCCCGCTGCGGGTCGGCATGCAGGCCGCGCTCTGGATCGTCACGATCGCCGCCGTCGCTCTCGCGATCGCCGGGTTCCTGATGAGCGCGACCGTCTCGGTGCGGCTGCGCCGGCTCGAGCTCGCGCGGCTCCAGGCGCTCGGCGCCTCGCGCGGCGGGCTCGTCCGGGCGGTTCTCGCCGAGCACGGGCTGCTCGCGCTGCTCGGCAGCACCGGCGGCCTCCTGCTCGGCCTGCTGCTGGGCCATCTCGTCGCGCCGCTGCTCACGGTCGCCGCCGACGGCCGACGGCCCGTCCCCCCGGTCCTCGTGCAGTGGCCGTGGGCCGACGAGGCCGTGCTCCTCCTGTCCCTGCTCGCCGCCATCGCCATCACCGTCGGGGTGACCACCATGACCCTCCTGCGCCGTGCGTCCGCAGAGCTCCTGCGGCTCGGGGACGACCGATGA